The following is a genomic window from Pseudomonas promysalinigenes.
GTGGGCTATTTCCACAGCGCAACCGGAGCTACTCCCTGGTTCAGTTGGGAGCTTGATGAGTCGGGTGTGCGAGTGCGAGATTCGGGGGAGTGCCTGGTTCTCTCCGAATGGCAGCGGAGGAACACGGATCAGGGGGAAGAAGCCGCGCGGATGCGAGCGACGGTGCAGTTGAATGCTGCAGTGGGTTGGCTGAATGAGGTGTGCTCGCCGGGAATAAGCGTACGCGGTCCCCGTCAGAGGATGGTAACGGCTGTCGCCGTTGCGGTTGCACTCATACCTGAGGCAGGCCGATCTCGAGAAGGCAACCTGTGGCACCGTTGGTTGCAGGAGCGTACCGGGCTCGCTCTCATTTGCAGTGGAGCTGATCGTAGAACTGGGCCGTTACCGTTTCCGGACCCTTTGCTCCACTTGTTGCCCGGTAGGGCTCTGAACAATCGGCGAAGCCGGGCAGTGCTGATTGGAATTTGGTTGTTTGCATTGACAGCCTCCATCGCACTGATCAGCTCTGCCCGGCAGAACACACTGCTGATACGGCAGGTTACCGATGACTTGCGACGCTATAGCACTGCTTCGCTGAGTACTGAAACGGACAGAATCTCGCTACGCCAGGAGGCACTGCTTGCGCTTCGCCAGGATGCGCAGCGCCTGGATCACTACTATCGCCAAGGCGAGCCGTGGTCACTGGGTATCGGGCTGTATCAGGGCGAAAGACTGCGACTGCCATTGTTGGCTGCGATCGACGGCCACCGTATCCCGACATTGCCTCAGGGTATACCCGACAAGCCTCGAACCATTCGCCTGGACAGCCTGTCGCTATTCAACAGTGGCAGCGCACAACTCAAGCCAGCGTCGACCAAGTTCCTGGTGAATGCGTTGGCGGGCATCAAGGCCAAGCCAGGCTGGTTGATTGTGATCACGGGCCATACCGATGCCACAGGTAGCGACGAACAGAATCTGCGCTTGTCGCGAGCACGTGCGGCGGCGGTGCATGACTGGATCCAACGCATGGGTGACATCCCCGGCAACTGCTTCGCAGTACAGGGCTTGGGGGCGGCTGAGCCCATTGCAAGCAATGACACGCAACAAGGACGGTCGGCCAATCGCCGAGTTGAAATTCGCCTGGTACCGGAGGTGGGGGCTTGTCAGCCCTCGGCTACGGCCTCAGGGCTGCAACCCCTGTCGCACTCTGCGACGCCCAATAGTTGAAATGAGGAACTTGTAAATGGCTATTCCTATTTATCTGTGGCTGAAAGACGATGGCGGTGCTGATATCAAAGGCTCTGTCAACGTACAAGATCGCGAAGGCAGCATTGAGG
Proteins encoded in this region:
- a CDS encoding OmpA family protein codes for the protein MSVLPQIHKQGLWLWAGALSLLLIATLPLAIEGQAVAVLVVVAVMMMHWRRSQHAGDKSTQMQRVSGITLPVASYRHPVVLVVGDCLAELFETSPTEPLMLRATAQGCYVPVPDLLQLPITVADLLLERPEWDGQLSVMWVVNPKAHTDRAVLTNQLRSVCNQIAMLGRRGTPLSLLIVGYFHSATGATPWFSWELDESGVRVRDSGECLVLSEWQRRNTDQGEEAARMRATVQLNAAVGWLNEVCSPGISVRGPRQRMVTAVAVAVALIPEAGRSREGNLWHRWLQERTGLALICSGADRRTGPLPFPDPLLHLLPGRALNNRRSRAVLIGIWLFALTASIALISSARQNTLLIRQVTDDLRRYSTASLSTETDRISLRQEALLALRQDAQRLDHYYRQGEPWSLGIGLYQGERLRLPLLAAIDGHRIPTLPQGIPDKPRTIRLDSLSLFNSGSAQLKPASTKFLVNALAGIKAKPGWLIVITGHTDATGSDEQNLRLSRARAAAVHDWIQRMGDIPGNCFAVQGLGAAEPIASNDTQQGRSANRRVEIRLVPEVGACQPSATASGLQPLSHSATPNS